The following proteins come from a genomic window of Bradyrhizobium paxllaeri:
- a CDS encoding adenylate/guanylate cyclase domain-containing protein, whose protein sequence is MSDTQAQFSVLKQTADPAVVDAISQLIAKGEDRDLNRINLLDFSARYGLDEEKVISAFLHSARLGLFDLTWNVLCPGCGGVLGAHNTLKSLRHDDYNCALCAQGYEASVDDRVEVAFTVSPRVRRIAAHDPNTLPIWEYNRQMFWSSGMDLSEESINRLIDEVSLEAIELPAGEKAVLSLQLPNQFVIVFEPVTHSAHFFDVQGEPTRERQLFSIVFNKLHAPTGSTVMRPGPLRLSLENQTDTRVLPAVWIANDTLHELLGKRKPILTAKRMLSNQTFRDVFKADNLNVDQRLKITSLTFLFTDLKGSTALYERVGDLAAFDLVRAHFHALLEIIASEKGAVVKTIGDAVMATFIRPEHAIVAGLRMRAAMAALNAERGREDLIVKIGIHEGPCLAVMLNERQDYFGQTVNIASRVQSLSTSQEIHITGPVIESPAVATILQKEAIRPIQKEAALRGIADKMVVYEIP, encoded by the coding sequence ATGAGCGATACCCAGGCCCAGTTCTCAGTCCTGAAGCAGACCGCGGATCCCGCGGTCGTCGACGCCATCTCGCAACTGATCGCCAAGGGCGAGGATCGCGATCTCAACCGGATCAACCTGCTGGATTTTTCCGCGCGCTACGGGCTCGACGAGGAAAAGGTCATTTCGGCCTTCCTGCATTCGGCGCGGCTCGGGCTGTTCGATCTCACCTGGAATGTGTTGTGTCCCGGCTGCGGCGGCGTGCTCGGTGCGCACAACACGCTGAAATCGCTGCGCCACGACGACTATAATTGCGCGCTGTGCGCGCAAGGCTATGAGGCTTCCGTCGACGACCGCGTCGAGGTCGCGTTCACGGTCAGCCCGCGCGTCCGGCGGATCGCCGCGCACGATCCCAACACGTTGCCGATCTGGGAATATAACCGCCAGATGTTCTGGAGCTCAGGCATGGACCTGAGCGAAGAATCGATCAATCGGCTGATCGACGAGGTCTCGCTCGAAGCCATCGAACTGCCGGCGGGCGAAAAGGCCGTGCTGTCGCTGCAACTGCCCAATCAGTTCGTGATCGTGTTCGAGCCGGTGACGCATTCGGCGCACTTCTTCGATGTCCAGGGCGAGCCGACCCGCGAGCGGCAGCTGTTTTCGATCGTCTTCAACAAGCTGCATGCCCCGACGGGCTCCACGGTGATGCGCCCGGGACCGCTGCGCCTGTCGCTCGAAAACCAGACTGATACACGGGTGCTGCCCGCGGTCTGGATCGCCAACGATACGCTTCATGAGCTGCTCGGCAAGCGCAAGCCGATCCTGACCGCCAAGCGGATGCTGTCGAACCAGACCTTTCGCGACGTGTTCAAGGCGGACAATCTCAACGTCGATCAGCGCTTGAAGATCACCTCGCTGACATTCCTGTTCACGGACCTCAAGGGCTCCACCGCGCTCTATGAGCGGGTCGGCGATCTCGCCGCCTTCGACCTTGTGCGGGCGCATTTCCATGCACTGCTCGAAATCATCGCTTCCGAGAAGGGTGCGGTCGTGAAGACGATCGGCGATGCCGTGATGGCGACCTTCATCAGGCCGGAACATGCGATCGTCGCGGGTCTGCGCATGCGCGCGGCGATGGCGGCGCTGAATGCCGAGCGCGGCCGCGAGGATTTGATCGTCAAGATCGGCATCCACGAGGGGCCGTGCTTGGCGGTGATGCTGAACGAGCGGCAGGATTATTTCGGCCAGACCGTCAACATCGCGTCGCGCGTGCAGAGCCTGTCGACCTCGCAGGAGATCCACATTACGGGTCCGGTGATCGAATCGCCGGCGGTCGCCACCATCCTTCAGAAAGAGGCGATCAGGCCGATCCAGAAAGAAGCCGCGCTGCGCGGCATCGCCGACAAGATGGTGGTGTACGAGATTCCGTGA
- a CDS encoding cytochrome P450, protein MSIAGVYDMPVARSPLVPPSPPRAPDDMTVFGRMKAIRESPIGSWGRRAYEDDIVQGRFFGRSTFILNIPDAIKHVLVDNYENYTRTPVGIRVLRPILGNGLLIAEGRAWKHQRRTLAPAFTPRAVTPLVPHMLAATDETVAKLRAASNAPVDLREAMQRMALEIAGRTMFSFTMDRHGSALRDFVMEYGERLAHPHFLDMLLPLSWPSPQDISRARFRKRWTAFVGMLMAERRAAGKTAGAPARDLFDLMGDARDPETGEAFTDEQLGDQVATMILAGHETTATALFWALYLLALDPATQEQVTAEVQDATVNGALDIDRLKFTRVVMDETMRLYPPAFLIARAASGPDTIAGLPVKKNDVILIAPWLLHRHEKLWRDPNAFIPQRFMTGTPPDRFAYLPFGVGARVCIGAHFALVEATLALAKMIGAFRVMLVDKEPVMPIGVVTTQPSRSPMFAITPR, encoded by the coding sequence ATGAGCATTGCCGGAGTCTACGACATGCCGGTGGCGCGATCACCGCTGGTGCCACCGAGCCCGCCACGGGCGCCCGACGACATGACGGTGTTCGGGCGGATGAAGGCGATCCGCGAAAGTCCGATCGGCAGTTGGGGCCGGCGGGCCTATGAGGACGATATCGTCCAGGGCCGCTTCTTCGGGCGCAGCACCTTCATTCTCAACATACCGGATGCGATCAAGCATGTGCTGGTCGACAATTACGAAAACTATACGCGCACGCCGGTCGGCATCCGGGTGCTGCGGCCGATTCTCGGCAACGGCCTTCTGATCGCGGAAGGACGGGCGTGGAAACATCAGCGCCGCACGCTGGCGCCGGCGTTCACGCCGCGCGCGGTGACGCCGCTCGTTCCGCACATGCTGGCGGCGACCGACGAGACGGTCGCCAAGCTCCGAGCCGCCAGCAACGCCCCCGTCGATCTGCGCGAGGCAATGCAGCGGATGGCGCTCGAGATTGCCGGGCGCACCATGTTCTCGTTCACCATGGACCGCCACGGCTCCGCCTTGCGCGATTTCGTGATGGAGTATGGCGAGCGGCTGGCGCACCCGCATTTCCTCGATATGCTGTTGCCGCTGAGCTGGCCGAGCCCGCAGGACATTTCGCGCGCCCGCTTCCGCAAGCGCTGGACCGCCTTCGTCGGCATGCTGATGGCCGAGCGCCGCGCCGCCGGCAAGACCGCGGGCGCGCCGGCGCGCGACCTGTTCGACCTGATGGGCGACGCCCGCGATCCGGAGACGGGCGAGGCCTTCACCGACGAACAGCTCGGCGACCAGGTCGCGACCATGATTCTCGCCGGCCACGAGACGACGGCGACGGCATTGTTCTGGGCGCTCTATCTGCTGGCGCTCGATCCCGCCACGCAGGAGCAGGTGACGGCGGAAGTGCAGGACGCAACCGTCAACGGCGCGCTCGATATCGACAGACTGAAATTCACCCGCGTGGTGATGGACGAGACCATGCGGCTCTATCCGCCGGCGTTCCTGATCGCCCGCGCGGCGAGCGGGCCGGACACGATCGCTGGTCTGCCGGTCAAGAAGAACGACGTGATCCTGATCGCGCCGTGGCTGCTGCACCGGCATGAAAAATTGTGGCGCGATCCGAACGCCTTCATCCCACAGCGTTTCATGACCGGGACGCCGCCCGACCGCTTCGCCTATCTGCCGTTCGGCGTCGGCGCCCGCGTCTGCATCGGCGCGCATTTCGCGCTGGTCGAAGCCACGCTGGCACTGGCGAAGATGATAGGTGCGTTTCGCGTCATGCTCGTCGACAAGGAGCCGGTGATGCCGATCGGCGTGGTGACGACACAGCCCAGCCGTTCGCCGATGTTTGCCATCACGCCCCGGTAG